One region of Suncus etruscus isolate mSunEtr1 chromosome 5, mSunEtr1.pri.cur, whole genome shotgun sequence genomic DNA includes:
- the LOC126009372 gene encoding endogenous retrovirus group K member 6 Gag polyprotein-like, translating into MGANVSKEARFIKDIQEELLNRNIKVKKRDLVKFLLFVHEVCPWFVVTCPKIALSTWEQIGEELDEHFLTHGSKADQKTISQYWNLLKSIIVRADVDSKSRDILQKAQSHLQIASHECSQACSRSSSFVNLSVSNPDKSSESTPSLSDKMNKIRSEVRSLTSSIYPSSRAVATAPPEEPLDPADAQNLENAAATYQHATYPPLSEPPPYNSSMPDPPQSLHPPFPNSKLFHKDNPLQDLKEIVTLEQRLSKLLTKNNLALQFPVLDGRGEEEEPPRPAPTPQPSKLPRPRTRQQARQNPDPDAIEEEPAAAEAAAAPAPNSSSIEENETHLLNQLRQYKALNKKDLHELFKAVNTYGTSAPYTLSCLEAMGGGGLVLPFEWKEIVKTALKQELYLLWEVEFTNRCKEIAGSDQDFYARISGSAPYNLLAQQRDLPRSTLTSTALAALQAWKSLPRAGASTAPLAKITQESDEPYHSFISRLLEAVERILGVSATDTDNALVKQLAFENANPACKSILRGNLRGKSLHDMISLCRDADPFVHKVTKALVAFQGQNKGKTCFQCGKPGHFASHCPQKQAPAMQTGTTNPRPSLCPRCRRGRHWAAVCRSNTDIDGNPLPPVQGNGQRGQPRTPAYTNFQPASGNSRPNNQSVAQQSQPNQFAALSQTLPQQVPCTQPLVPRSMLPPQQPPLSGPPQAAQDWTSAPPPQGY; encoded by the coding sequence ATGGGAGCCAATGTGAGTAAAGAAGCTAGATTTATAAAAGATATTCAAGAGGAGTTAttaaatagaaacataaaagttAAGAAAAGAGATCTTGTAAAATTTTTGCTCTTTGTTCATGAAGTGTGCCCGTGGTTTGTAGTTACCTGTCCTAAAATTGCCCTAAGCACTTGGGAACAAATTGGTGAAGAATTAGATGAACACTTTCTTACTCATGGAAGCAAAGCTGACCAAAAAACCATTAGTCAATATTGGAATCTCTTAAAAAGTATAATAGTAAGGGCAGATGTTGATTCCAAAAGCAGAGACATccttcaaaaggcacagagtcaTCTGCAAATTGCCTCCCACGAGTGTTCTCAGGCTTGCTCGAGGTCCAGTTCTTTTGTCAATCTGTCTGTTAGCAACCCTGACAAATCCTCCGAGTCAACCCCATCTTTGTctgataaaatgaacaaaatccgGTCAGAAGTCCGGTCCCTTACTTCAAGTATTTACCCATCCTCTCGTGCAGTGGCTACTGCCCCTCCTGAAGAGCCTCTAGACCCTGCTGATGCACAAAATCTAGAAAATGCAGCTGCTACTTATCAGCATGCTACTTACCCTCCTCTCTCTGAGCCACCTCCCTACAATTCCTCTATGCCAGACCCCCCTCAATCTCTTCATCCACCCTTTCCAAACTCAAAACTTTTCCATAAGGATAACCCCCTGCaagatttaaaagaaattgtAACCCTTGAACAGCGCCTCTCTAAGCTTCTAACTAAAAATAACCTTGCTCTGCAATTTCCCGTTCTggatgggagaggggaagaagaggagccCCCTCGTCCAGCTCCCACTCCTCAACCTAGTAAGCTCCCCCGCCCCCGAACCAGGCAACAAGCTAGACAAAACCCTGACCCCGATGCTATTGAGGAAGAGCCTGCTGCTGCTGAAGCTGCAGCTGCACCTGCCCCTAACAGTTCCTCAATTGAAGAAAATGAAACTCATCTCTTAAACCAGCTTAGACAATATAAAGCCCTTAATAAAAAGGATTTGCATGAACTATTTAAAGCTGTAAACACCTACGGCACGTCTGCCCCCTATACCCTTTCTTGCTTAGAGGCTATGGGTGGTGGAGGTCTTGTCCTGCCATTTGAATGGAAAGAAATTGTTAAAACTGCCCTTAAACAAGAATTATACCTCCTTTGGGAAGTAGAATTTACTAATCGCTGCAAAGAAATTGCAGGCAGTGATCAAGATTTTTATGCAAGAATATCTGGCTCTGCTCCCTATAACCTTTTAGCTCAACAACGAGATCTTCCCCGTTCTACTTTAACTAGCACAGCCTTAGCTGCCCTTCAGGCATGGAAGTCCCTGCCCCGTGCCGGTGCCTCCACGGCTCCACTGGCAAAAATTACTCAAGAATCAGATGAGCCCTATCATAGTTTTATTTCTCGGCTCCTAGAAGCAGTAGAAAGAATTTTGGGAGTATCTGCCACAGACACTGATAATGCCCTAGTAAAACAACTTGCCTTTGAAAATGCAAACCCTGCTTGCAAAAGCATCCTTCGTGGCAACCTTAGGGGGAAGTCCCTGCATGATATGATTTCATTATGTCGAGATGCTGATCCTTTTGTCCATAAAGTCACCAAGGCTCTAGTAGCCTTTCAAggccaaaataaaggaaaaacttgCTTCCAATGTGGGAAACCTGGCCATTTTGCCTCCCACTGCCCTCAAAAGCAAGCTCCAGCCATGCAAACAGGCACTACTAACCCTCGCCCATCCCTCTGCCCTCGATGCCGTCGAGGCAGACATTGGGCAGCTGTTTGCCGTTCCAACACTGACATTGATGGCAACCCCCTGCCTCCGGTTCAGGGAAACGGGCAGCGGGGTCAGCCCCGGACCCCAGCTTATACCAACTTCCAGCCGGCCTCGGGGAACAGCCGGCCCAACAACCAGTCAGTTGCCCAGCAATCTCAGCCAAACCAGTTTGCAGCCCTCTCTCAAACCCTGCCCCAACAGGTGCCATGCACTCAACCTCTGGTCCCTCGCAGTATGTTGCCCCCTCAGCAACCTCCCTTGTCAGGGCCACCCCAGGCAGCGCAGGACTGGACCTCGGCGCCTCCTCCCCAAGGATATTAA